A window from Chitinophaga filiformis encodes these proteins:
- the ilvA gene encoding threonine ammonia-lyase IlvA codes for MSQVLTSVNPLNILDAAVKLKPVVNRTPLTYSATLSRRYNADVYLKREDMQIVRSYKLRGAYNLISSLDKETLSKGVTCASAGNHAQGFAYACRQLDIKGVCFMPIITPKQKVNQVRMFGGDNIEIKLVGDTFDDCAAEAQVFTQAHNMTFIPPFDDPKIIEGQGTVAVEILEDQAKIDYVFVPIGGGGLAAGLGTYFKTYSPQTQIIGVEPEGAPSMTRALEAGGPVTLDEIERFVDGAAVKRVGALTFSICKDILNKMQLVPEGKVCSTILRLYNEDAIVVEPAGALSIAALDYYAKEIEGKKVVCVVSGSNNDIDRMQEIKERSLLYEGLKHYFIIRFVQRPGALKEFVNHVLGPDDDITRFEFIQKHNKETGPALIGVELKRREDYDILLANFRKYNIHFTELNKDDNLFGYLV; via the coding sequence ATGTCCCAGGTACTAACAAGTGTGAACCCGCTCAACATCCTTGATGCTGCGGTGAAGTTGAAACCTGTGGTGAACCGTACTCCGCTTACATACAGCGCTACGCTTTCACGCAGGTATAATGCAGATGTCTATCTCAAAAGAGAAGATATGCAGATTGTAAGGTCTTATAAATTGCGTGGTGCATACAACCTGATTAGCAGCCTGGATAAAGAAACGCTGTCGAAAGGCGTTACCTGCGCCAGCGCCGGTAACCATGCACAGGGCTTTGCTTATGCATGTCGCCAGCTCGATATCAAAGGCGTTTGCTTTATGCCCATCATCACTCCCAAACAAAAGGTGAACCAGGTTAGAATGTTCGGCGGCGATAACATCGAAATAAAACTGGTGGGCGATACATTTGATGATTGTGCTGCAGAAGCGCAGGTTTTTACACAGGCGCACAATATGACTTTCATTCCTCCTTTTGATGATCCGAAGATCATAGAAGGACAAGGTACTGTAGCCGTGGAGATCCTGGAAGACCAGGCAAAGATCGATTATGTGTTCGTGCCTATTGGTGGCGGCGGACTGGCAGCTGGTCTCGGTACTTATTTCAAGACTTACAGTCCCCAGACGCAGATCATTGGTGTGGAGCCGGAAGGCGCTCCATCTATGACGCGCGCGCTGGAAGCAGGCGGTCCCGTTACACTCGACGAAATAGAACGTTTCGTGGATGGCGCTGCCGTAAAAAGAGTAGGTGCACTTACATTCAGCATCTGCAAAGATATTTTGAACAAAATGCAGCTGGTACCCGAAGGGAAGGTTTGCTCTACTATATTACGACTGTACAATGAAGACGCCATCGTAGTGGAACCTGCAGGTGCATTGTCTATCGCGGCGCTCGATTACTACGCGAAAGAAATAGAAGGAAAGAAGGTAGTGTGTGTAGTGAGTGGCAGCAATAATGATATAGACCGTATGCAGGAGATCAAGGAGCGCTCCCTGTTATACGAAGGATTGAAGCATTACTTCATCATCCGCTTTGTACAGCGCCCGGGCGCCCTGAAAGAGTTTGTAAACCATGTACTGGGTCCTGACGATGATATCACCCGGTTCGAGTTTATCCAGAAACACAACAAGGAAACAGGTCCGGCACTGATCGGTGTGGAGCTGAAGCGGAGAGAGGACTATGATATCCTGCTGGCGAATTTCAGGAAGTATAACATTCATTTCACGGAACTGAATAAAGACGATAACCTCTTTGGTTATCTCGTGTAA
- a CDS encoding NADP-dependent oxidoreductase translates to MSNFMQAAILPEFGPATAFRIEKVAIPLPAAGQVLVKVKAIGLNPVDFKTRSGKGYASYQTLPAILGWDIAGEVVSVGEGVSKFVTGDRIFGMSNFPNPGNAYAEYAVVQEEEFAIIPKEISYEVAAGTPLAGLTAWEALFDQAGVTWGQRVLVQGGAGGVGHIVVQLAKWKQCFVAATASASNHPFLKELGVDQLVDYKTQRFEDAVEKVDVVIDGMGGEIALRSLEVLSPGGVLVSLPSMYKDDPAVIARAKEKGIEVKWMSVRPSGERMEQLAFLLSNNRLKVQVDETFPLTEIVHAHQRLEEGHGKGKIVLTV, encoded by the coding sequence ATGAGTAATTTTATGCAGGCGGCCATTTTGCCTGAGTTTGGGCCGGCCACTGCTTTCAGGATTGAAAAAGTAGCAATACCTCTGCCGGCGGCAGGACAGGTGCTTGTGAAAGTGAAAGCAATCGGATTAAACCCTGTTGATTTTAAAACCCGGTCTGGTAAAGGATATGCGTCCTATCAGACATTACCTGCCATCCTTGGTTGGGATATAGCAGGAGAAGTGGTAAGTGTAGGAGAAGGTGTGAGTAAGTTCGTTACCGGCGACCGTATATTCGGTATGAGTAATTTCCCCAATCCCGGTAATGCATACGCAGAGTATGCCGTAGTGCAGGAAGAAGAGTTTGCCATTATTCCCAAAGAGATCTCATATGAAGTAGCCGCAGGTACCCCGTTAGCTGGCCTTACCGCCTGGGAGGCCCTGTTTGATCAGGCCGGAGTAACCTGGGGACAGAGAGTGCTTGTACAGGGCGGCGCAGGCGGTGTAGGGCATATTGTTGTGCAACTGGCCAAGTGGAAACAATGTTTTGTGGCGGCTACCGCATCAGCGTCAAATCATCCATTTCTGAAGGAATTAGGAGTAGATCAGCTGGTTGACTATAAAACCCAACGTTTTGAAGATGCAGTAGAGAAGGTGGATGTAGTAATAGACGGCATGGGAGGAGAAATAGCCCTTCGCTCCCTGGAAGTGTTAAGCCCGGGAGGGGTGCTGGTATCCCTGCCAAGCATGTATAAAGATGATCCGGCTGTTATTGCCAGGGCAAAAGAAAAGGGAATAGAGGTAAAGTGGATGTCTGTAAGGCCTTCCGGCGAACGGATGGAGCAACTGGCGTTCCTGCTTAGCAACAACCGTCTGAAAGTGCAGGTGGATGAGACTTTCCCGCTGACGGAGATCGTCCATGCGCATCAGCGGCTGGAAGAAGGGCATGGCAAGGGAAAAATAGTGCTTACAGTGTAG
- a CDS encoding NAD(P)/FAD-dependent oxidoreductase, with amino-acid sequence MLSYWEKQSLLQYDYIIAGSGIVGLSTAISLKDRLPAARVLVLERDILPTGASTKNAGFACIGSLTELLSDFNSMPREEVLDILQMRRNGLQLLRRRIGDEAMQYREEGSYELIGIQEEHALAQLDSVNNVLRPLLGGDAFTLTSNKIAEFGFNGAYVKALVRNNYEGELHTGRMMRSLIDIAISRGVEIKTGCRISHLEDLQTGVRVSVPTAEGEEVGFMARRVAVCTNAFARQLLPELDLQPGRGQVLLTNVIPGLSFKGVFHMEEGYYYFRELEGRVLFGGGRNLDFEKETTTSFDLNPEIQAQLENRLHNIILPGQSFMITDRWTGIMAFGRTRQPLIRYHTHNIVLGVRMGGMGVAIGSAVGEQLSAFLTE; translated from the coding sequence ATGCTTAGCTACTGGGAAAAACAGAGCCTTTTACAATATGACTATATCATTGCCGGCAGTGGTATAGTAGGGCTTTCCACAGCTATCAGCCTGAAAGACAGGCTACCTGCAGCGCGGGTGCTGGTGCTTGAAAGGGACATTCTACCTACGGGCGCCAGTACAAAGAATGCGGGCTTTGCCTGTATAGGCAGTCTGACAGAGCTGTTGTCTGATTTTAACAGCATGCCCCGGGAAGAAGTGCTGGATATTTTACAGATGCGGCGCAATGGTCTGCAGTTATTGCGCCGCCGCATCGGAGATGAGGCCATGCAGTACCGGGAAGAGGGCAGTTATGAACTGATAGGCATACAGGAAGAACATGCCCTGGCGCAACTGGACAGTGTGAACAATGTTTTAAGACCGTTGCTGGGCGGAGATGCCTTTACGCTTACCAGCAATAAGATAGCGGAATTCGGTTTTAACGGGGCCTACGTAAAGGCGCTGGTCCGCAATAATTATGAAGGAGAACTGCATACCGGCAGGATGATGCGTAGTCTCATAGACATCGCCATCTCACGAGGGGTCGAAATAAAGACCGGTTGCAGGATAAGCCACCTGGAAGATCTGCAGACGGGCGTGAGGGTCTCTGTTCCGACGGCAGAAGGGGAGGAGGTCGGTTTTATGGCCAGAAGGGTGGCTGTCTGCACGAATGCCTTTGCCCGGCAGTTGTTGCCGGAGCTGGATCTGCAGCCAGGCAGAGGACAGGTGTTACTGACGAATGTCATTCCCGGTCTGTCCTTTAAAGGCGTTTTTCACATGGAGGAAGGGTATTATTACTTCCGGGAGCTGGAAGGAAGAGTGCTGTTTGGCGGCGGGCGTAACCTAGACTTTGAAAAAGAAACCACAACAAGCTTTGATCTTAATCCGGAGATACAAGCGCAATTGGAAAACCGGTTGCACAATATTATCTTACCAGGACAATCCTTTATGATCACAGACCGTTGGACCGGTATCATGGCTTTTGGCCGGACCCGCCAGCCACTGATCCGTTACCATACACACAACATCGTGCTCGGCGTCCGTATGGGCGGCATGGGCGTAGCAATAGGATCCGCTGTAGGAGAACAACTCTCCGCATTCCTTACTGAATAA
- a CDS encoding sodium/sugar symporter, translating into MQKSLQFLDYVVFLVYFVIVAGYGLYIYKKKKRQTTDSKDFFLAEGSLTWWAIGASLIASNISAEQFIGMAGSGFNIGLAISTYEWMAAATLIIVAVFFLPIYLKNKIYTMPQFLLTRYNKTVSTIMAVFWLLLYVVVNLTSILYLGALAVNTISGINFYVCMSLIALFAIFITLGGMKVIGYTDVIQVFFLILGGLVTTYLALSLVSEHFGETGVLKGFSLMTQHAGDHFHMILKKDNPHYLDLPGLTVLVGGMWIVNLNYWGCNQYITQRALGADLKTARSGLLFAGFLKLLMPVIVVLPGIAAYVLHSQGLFQQEMIKAGELNPDNAYPVLMNLLPAGMKGLAFAALTAAVVASLAGKANSISTIFSLDIYKEIFDRNATEKKIVNVGRVVVIVAMILAIIISPFLGIDKKGGFQFIQEYTGFVSPGIFAMFILGFFWKRTTANAALFAMIGGFAMSIFLKFLPLWMDLSSLYDLGMAVPNAEGVYEIPFLDRMGIVFVVCVIGMIIISLLSPAPGKLTTAGTSGSHALEVDSSMFKPSLAFTVIALIICGILTALYTIFW; encoded by the coding sequence ATGCAAAAGAGCTTACAATTCCTCGATTATGTTGTTTTCTTAGTGTATTTCGTGATTGTTGCCGGCTACGGTCTCTATATCTACAAAAAGAAAAAACGGCAAACTACTGATTCCAAAGATTTCTTCCTGGCGGAAGGTTCCCTTACCTGGTGGGCTATCGGCGCCTCTCTGATCGCATCCAATATATCTGCGGAGCAGTTTATCGGGATGGCAGGCTCGGGGTTCAATATTGGTCTGGCAATCTCTACTTACGAGTGGATGGCAGCCGCGACCCTCATCATTGTGGCGGTTTTCTTCCTGCCTATCTATCTGAAGAATAAGATATATACCATGCCGCAGTTCCTGCTGACGAGGTATAATAAAACGGTAAGCACCATTATGGCTGTTTTCTGGCTCCTGCTATACGTGGTAGTGAACCTGACTTCCATCCTGTACCTGGGTGCACTGGCGGTGAATACCATATCAGGCATCAACTTCTATGTATGTATGAGCCTTATTGCGTTGTTCGCCATCTTTATTACCCTGGGTGGTATGAAGGTGATCGGTTATACAGACGTAATCCAGGTGTTCTTCCTGATACTGGGTGGTCTGGTAACTACTTATCTGGCCTTAAGCCTGGTATCTGAGCATTTTGGCGAAACAGGTGTGCTGAAAGGTTTCTCCCTGATGACGCAACATGCAGGCGACCATTTCCATATGATTCTCAAGAAAGACAACCCGCATTATCTTGATCTGCCCGGCCTGACGGTACTGGTAGGTGGTATGTGGATCGTGAACCTGAACTACTGGGGTTGTAACCAATATATTACGCAACGTGCGCTGGGAGCTGATCTTAAAACTGCGCGCAGCGGTCTGCTCTTTGCCGGTTTCCTGAAACTGCTGATGCCCGTGATCGTGGTATTGCCTGGTATCGCAGCTTATGTACTGCACTCACAGGGCCTGTTCCAGCAGGAGATGATAAAAGCAGGTGAACTGAATCCTGACAATGCTTATCCTGTGCTGATGAACCTCCTGCCTGCAGGTATGAAAGGGCTGGCATTTGCCGCGCTGACTGCAGCGGTGGTAGCTTCCCTGGCAGGTAAGGCAAACAGTATCTCTACTATTTTCTCCCTGGATATCTATAAAGAGATCTTCGACAGAAACGCAACTGAAAAGAAGATTGTAAATGTAGGCCGCGTAGTGGTGATTGTTGCCATGATCCTGGCTATCATTATTTCTCCATTCCTGGGTATCGATAAAAAAGGTGGTTTCCAGTTCATTCAGGAGTACACCGGTTTCGTATCGCCTGGTATTTTCGCGATGTTTATACTGGGCTTCTTCTGGAAGAGGACCACAGCAAACGCCGCATTGTTTGCAATGATCGGTGGTTTTGCAATGTCTATCTTCCTGAAGTTCCTGCCACTATGGATGGATCTGTCATCCCTGTATGACCTGGGTATGGCTGTACCAAATGCGGAGGGTGTGTATGAAATTCCGTTCCTCGACCGTATGGGTATCGTATTCGTGGTATGTGTGATTGGTATGATCATTATTTCCCTGCTGTCACCAGCTCCGGGTAAACTGACAACCGCCGGTACTTCAGGGTCTCATGCACTGGAAGTGGATTCTTCCATGTTCAAACCATCTTTGGCATTCACTGTTATTGCATTGATTATTTGCGGTATCCTGACCGCGCTTTACACAATATTCTGGTAG
- a CDS encoding xylulokinase, whose protein sequence is MKYTIGYDIGSSSVKAALLDVETGKCLATAVSPAQEMPMHAPVAGWAEQDPEMWWQEVQNATKKLQQQHPFDGKAVAGIGIAYQMHGLVCVDKDQQVLRPAIIWCDSRAVEIGNEAFNALGQNWSLQYLLNSPGNFTASKLRWVQQYEPEIYGRIHKVMLPGDFIAMRLTGEAATTISGLSEGIFWDFSGRQVSPVLLKHYNIDESLLSDVVPTFGLQGKVTEKAAALLGIAAGTPVTYRAGDQPNNAFSLNVLKPGEAATTAGTSGVVYAVHDHIAFDQESRVNTFVHVNDKADAHRNGVLMCLNGTGILNSWLRQVTGKLEYSEMNTLAAQAPAGSRGLQIYPFGNGAERILANKETGAVINGLNFNIHGREHLLRAAQEGIVFALKYGMDIMTDMGLNIHRVRAGQANMFLSPLFREVFANTANVVIELYNTDGAQGAARAAGIGAGLYNEQEAFRGMECLATIEPDATLQQQYASIYSQWLEGLQRVIK, encoded by the coding sequence ATGAAATATACCATAGGATATGATATCGGTTCCTCCTCGGTGAAAGCGGCATTGCTGGATGTTGAAACGGGGAAATGCCTGGCTACAGCAGTCAGTCCTGCACAGGAGATGCCAATGCATGCACCTGTAGCAGGTTGGGCAGAACAGGACCCCGAAATGTGGTGGCAGGAGGTACAGAACGCTACAAAAAAATTACAGCAACAGCATCCTTTTGATGGGAAGGCGGTTGCCGGTATTGGTATTGCATACCAGATGCATGGACTGGTATGTGTGGATAAAGACCAGCAGGTACTTCGCCCTGCCATTATCTGGTGTGACAGCCGGGCCGTGGAGATAGGTAATGAAGCTTTTAATGCACTGGGCCAGAACTGGTCGCTGCAATACCTGCTCAATTCTCCCGGTAACTTTACGGCTTCCAAATTACGTTGGGTACAGCAGTATGAACCGGAGATCTATGGACGCATCCACAAAGTCATGCTGCCGGGTGATTTTATTGCCATGCGCCTGACAGGAGAGGCTGCAACCACCATCTCCGGTCTCTCGGAAGGCATCTTCTGGGATTTTAGCGGCCGGCAGGTATCGCCTGTATTATTGAAGCATTACAATATTGATGAAAGCCTTTTGTCGGATGTAGTACCTACTTTCGGCTTACAGGGTAAGGTAACGGAAAAGGCAGCTGCGCTCTTAGGCATCGCCGCGGGTACGCCCGTGACCTATCGTGCAGGTGATCAGCCTAACAATGCATTTTCACTCAACGTACTGAAACCCGGCGAAGCCGCTACAACAGCAGGTACTTCCGGTGTTGTTTATGCGGTGCACGATCACATCGCTTTCGACCAGGAAAGCCGTGTGAATACTTTTGTACACGTCAATGACAAGGCGGATGCTCATCGTAATGGCGTACTGATGTGCCTCAACGGTACAGGCATCCTCAACAGCTGGTTAAGGCAGGTAACAGGTAAGCTGGAATACAGCGAAATGAATACACTCGCTGCACAGGCGCCTGCCGGCTCGCGTGGTCTGCAGATCTATCCTTTTGGTAACGGAGCAGAACGTATCCTGGCCAATAAGGAAACAGGAGCAGTAATCAACGGGCTGAACTTCAATATCCATGGCCGTGAGCACCTGTTGCGCGCGGCACAGGAAGGGATTGTATTCGCCCTGAAATACGGAATGGACATCATGACCGATATGGGCCTGAATATTCACCGTGTGAGGGCAGGACAGGCTAATATGTTCCTCAGTCCTCTTTTCCGCGAAGTATTTGCCAATACCGCCAATGTAGTGATCGAACTTTATAACACAGACGGCGCCCAGGGAGCTGCCAGGGCCGCCGGTATAGGAGCAGGCCTGTACAATGAACAGGAAGCTTTCCGCGGTATGGAATGTCTGGCTACTATAGAGCCGGATGCCACATTACAGCAACAATATGCCAGCATCTACAGCCAGTGGCTGGAAGGATTACAGCGCGTTATTAAGTAA
- the xylA gene encoding xylose isomerase: MSITLGNQEYFKGIGKIAYEGPQSTNPFAYKWYDENRKIGGKTMKELFRFAVSYWHTFCGTGGDPFGPGTKAFPWLTATDAVQSAKDKMDAAFEFFTKLGVPYYCFHDVDLVDEGATISEYESRMQKIVDYAKEKQKASGVKLLWGTANVFSNPRYMNGASTNPDFAVLAYAGTQVKNSLDATIALGGENYVFWGGREGYMTLLNTNMKREQEHLARFLTVAKDYARKQGFKGTFFIEPKPCEPTKHQYDYDAATVIGFLRHYGLDKDFKLNLEVNHATLAGHTFQHELQVAADAGMLGSIDANRGDAQNGWDTDQFPMNLNDMVEFMLVILEAGGFSGGGVNFDAKTRRNSTDLEDIFHAHIGGIDSFARAAVIAEKVLEQSPYKQFRKDRYASFDSGKGKEFEEGKLTLEDLRNFAVSNGEPKLISGKQEWLENIINQYI; the protein is encoded by the coding sequence ATGAGTATCACTTTAGGGAATCAGGAGTACTTCAAAGGCATAGGGAAAATTGCCTACGAAGGTCCTCAGTCAACTAACCCATTTGCTTACAAATGGTATGACGAGAACAGAAAGATCGGTGGCAAGACCATGAAGGAACTGTTCCGTTTTGCAGTATCCTACTGGCACACCTTCTGCGGTACCGGCGGAGATCCGTTCGGTCCGGGTACCAAGGCTTTTCCCTGGTTAACTGCTACTGATGCAGTACAGAGCGCAAAAGACAAAATGGATGCAGCTTTCGAATTCTTCACAAAGCTGGGCGTACCTTATTACTGCTTCCACGATGTGGACCTGGTAGATGAAGGCGCTACCATCAGTGAGTATGAAAGCCGCATGCAGAAGATCGTTGATTACGCAAAGGAAAAACAGAAAGCCAGCGGTGTGAAACTATTGTGGGGAACTGCCAATGTATTCAGCAATCCGCGTTACATGAACGGCGCTTCCACCAATCCTGACTTCGCTGTACTGGCTTATGCAGGTACACAGGTTAAGAATTCCCTGGATGCAACTATTGCATTGGGTGGCGAAAACTATGTATTCTGGGGCGGTCGCGAGGGATATATGACCCTGCTGAATACAAACATGAAGCGCGAGCAGGAGCACCTGGCCCGCTTCCTGACAGTGGCTAAAGATTATGCACGTAAACAGGGCTTTAAAGGTACGTTCTTCATTGAGCCTAAACCTTGCGAGCCTACTAAACACCAGTACGATTATGATGCGGCAACTGTAATAGGTTTTCTGCGTCACTACGGACTGGATAAAGATTTTAAACTGAACCTGGAAGTGAACCATGCTACACTGGCGGGCCATACCTTCCAGCACGAACTGCAGGTAGCTGCTGATGCAGGTATGCTGGGCAGCATTGACGCAAACCGTGGCGACGCGCAGAACGGATGGGATACTGACCAGTTCCCGATGAACCTGAACGACATGGTCGAGTTCATGCTGGTGATCCTGGAAGCCGGTGGTTTCAGCGGTGGTGGTGTGAACTTCGACGCGAAGACACGCCGTAACTCAACCGACCTGGAAGACATTTTCCATGCGCATATCGGTGGTATCGATTCTTTCGCCCGCGCTGCTGTCATTGCGGAGAAAGTACTGGAACAATCTCCGTATAAGCAATTCCGTAAAGACCGTTACGCTTCTTTCGACAGCGGTAAGGGTAAGGAATTCGAAGAGGGTAAGCTGACGCTGGAAGACCTGCGTAATTTCGCTGTGAGCAATGGTGAGCCTAAGCTTATCAGTGGCAAACAGGAGTGGCTGGAAAATATTATCAACCAGTATATCTGA
- a CDS encoding aldose 1-epimerase, with protein MFSTHTIHQDGFDIVALKDDDNGAQVEIIPAHSAMLHAFRIPYKDTQLNIIDNYASLEDYRANMATYFKSAKLSPFACRIPGGVYEWEGKQYKIQKGIAPGSYIHGLLYDVAFTVEEKYADEKSARVTLRYQYNGADEGYPFPYDCVVQYSLQPSSHLEVTTTISNRSSGAIPVMDGWHPYFTTGTPIDDMELQFASEQIVEFNAQLVPTGKVLPYNRFLESSPLEGIPLDNSFLLNFDQHASTCTLRDPKKHVAITFYPDSSYPVLQIYIPPHRNSIAIENLTGAPNAFNNGMGLVSLSAGESKAFRTAISALSW; from the coding sequence ATGTTCTCCACACACACCATTCACCAGGATGGTTTCGATATCGTTGCGCTGAAGGACGATGATAACGGTGCGCAGGTAGAGATCATTCCTGCGCATAGCGCTATGCTGCATGCTTTCCGCATACCTTATAAGGACACGCAGCTGAATATCATCGACAACTACGCCAGCCTGGAAGACTACAGGGCTAATATGGCCACGTATTTCAAGAGCGCTAAACTGAGCCCCTTTGCCTGCCGTATACCCGGTGGCGTGTATGAGTGGGAGGGAAAGCAGTACAAGATACAGAAAGGTATTGCGCCGGGTAGCTATATACATGGATTACTCTACGATGTTGCGTTTACAGTGGAAGAGAAGTATGCCGATGAAAAATCGGCAAGGGTAACATTGCGATATCAGTATAATGGAGCCGATGAGGGGTATCCTTTCCCATATGACTGTGTAGTGCAGTATAGCCTGCAGCCTTCCTCACACCTGGAGGTAACCACTACCATCAGCAACCGTTCTTCCGGTGCCATACCTGTGATGGACGGATGGCATCCTTACTTTACTACAGGCACGCCCATAGACGATATGGAGCTACAATTTGCGTCGGAACAAATAGTGGAATTTAATGCGCAGCTGGTGCCCACGGGTAAGGTACTACCGTACAACAGGTTTTTGGAATCTTCTCCCCTGGAGGGCATTCCGCTTGATAATTCTTTCCTGCTGAACTTTGATCAGCATGCATCAACATGTACCTTAAGAGATCCGAAAAAGCATGTTGCCATTACATTCTATCCAGACAGCAGTTATCCCGTTTTGCAGATATATATACCGCCACACCGCAACAGTATTGCGATTGAGAACCTGACCGGCGCGCCTAACGCTTTCAATAACGGAATGGGACTGGTATCCCTTTCTGCTGGTGAAAGTAAGGCCTTCAGGACCGCCATTTCCGCACTTAGCTGGTAG
- a CDS encoding CsbD family protein — translation MDTLEIKGKWNEVKGKIKQQYAELTDDDLLYEEGQEDRLIGNLQQKLGKTRDEVIKLLKSA, via the coding sequence ATGGATACTTTAGAAATCAAGGGTAAATGGAATGAGGTGAAGGGGAAGATCAAACAACAATATGCAGAACTTACAGATGATGATCTTTTGTATGAGGAAGGGCAGGAAGACCGTTTGATAGGCAATCTTCAGCAGAAATTAGGTAAGACACGTGATGAAGTCATTAAACTCTTAAAATCTGCGTAA
- a CDS encoding lmo0937 family membrane protein, whose protein sequence is MGSLLYIIAVILIIGWLLGFFVYSAGGLIHILLVLAIIAILLQIIRGSR, encoded by the coding sequence ATGGGAAGTCTACTGTATATTATCGCTGTCATACTCATTATCGGCTGGTTGCTGGGTTTTTTTGTGTATTCCGCAGGTGGATTGATCCATATTCTCCTTGTATTAGCAATTATAGCCATCCTCCTTCAGATTATAAGGGGATCCAGGTGA
- a CDS encoding carboxypeptidase-like regulatory domain-containing protein, giving the protein MKRIITGLLVLCCCSLLGVVKAQAQVTLTGTIMDKENKLVLPYASVLNKSTGRRTYSDKGGFYKITASPKDVVVFSFLGYRSDSVVVSQASGTETRNISLTVEAKQLRSVEIGTQYTPYQIDSLARRQQFGYILDKRDMPLAGGSTPVGAGIVFSPFTRYSRSEKQKREFKKIFAKAEEERYIDSRYTPQFVSRVTSLKGDSLMLFMRENYPDYNTMRVMQQEDLIYWITDKYRAWKKR; this is encoded by the coding sequence ATGAAAAGAATCATCACAGGGTTACTGGTGCTTTGTTGTTGCAGCCTGCTGGGGGTAGTGAAAGCCCAGGCACAGGTAACGCTGACGGGAACCATCATGGACAAGGAGAACAAGCTGGTTTTGCCCTATGCGAGTGTCCTCAACAAAAGCACAGGTCGCAGAACCTACTCCGATAAAGGAGGCTTTTATAAAATAACAGCCAGCCCTAAAGATGTGGTCGTATTTTCATTTCTGGGGTACAGGTCAGACAGTGTGGTGGTAAGTCAGGCAAGCGGTACCGAGACCAGGAATATTTCCCTGACGGTAGAAGCCAAGCAGCTGCGTAGTGTGGAAATTGGTACGCAATATACACCTTACCAGATCGATTCCCTGGCGCGAAGGCAGCAGTTCGGTTACATCCTGGACAAAAGGGATATGCCGCTGGCAGGAGGAAGCACCCCCGTAGGTGCAGGTATTGTGTTTAGCCCTTTTACGAGGTATTCCCGGTCTGAGAAGCAAAAGAGAGAGTTTAAAAAGATCTTTGCCAAAGCTGAAGAAGAGAGATATATAGATTCCCGGTACACGCCGCAGTTCGTTAGCCGGGTGACAAGTCTGAAAGGGGATTCACTGATGTTGTTCATGAGGGAAAATTATCCTGATTATAATACCATGAGGGTAATGCAGCAGGAAGACCTGATTTACTGGATAACGGATAAATACCGTGCATGGAAGAAGAGATAG